In Nostoc sp. CENA543, a single genomic region encodes these proteins:
- a CDS encoding RidA family protein — MSKNRQVIIPQGMEILYEKFHYCPGVKVGNTLYISGQVGRDENLQVVEEVEAQFVQTFENVKKVLTAAGATFDDVVEMITYHVTGANLSNSQFTPADAAQQQFTIPHLPLFMKVKDRYFTNNFPTWTGFGITALSTPGLIVEIKCTAVLDN; from the coding sequence ATGAGTAAAAATCGCCAAGTTATTATCCCTCAAGGCATGGAAATTTTATATGAAAAATTTCATTATTGTCCTGGGGTTAAAGTAGGCAATACACTATATATTTCAGGTCAGGTGGGACGCGATGAAAATTTACAGGTAGTAGAGGAAGTAGAAGCGCAATTTGTCCAAACTTTTGAAAATGTGAAAAAGGTACTAACAGCCGCAGGTGCAACCTTTGACGATGTGGTAGAAATGATTACCTATCATGTGACAGGGGCAAATCTTAGTAATTCCCAATTTACACCTGCTGATGCAGCACAACAGCAGTTTACTATCCCCCATCTGCCGTTATTTATGAAAGTAAAAGACCGCTATTTTACGAATAATTTTCCAACCTGGACGGGGTTTGGTATTACTGCTTTATCTACGCCAGGACTAATTGTAGAAATTAAATGTACAGCAGTCCTAGATAATTGA
- a CDS encoding DUF3598 family protein has translation MSNIREEMPVLVRHEGDWVGTYTVVDNSGNIIDHHESHLTCQFPDNSPHPYYQINRYTWASGKHEEHQFPGAYHDKALWFDTERVEGKAWEIDDSTIILQFSYKTVPDISLSEMIYISPDNNHRARTWHWFKNHQIYQRTLIKEQRLK, from the coding sequence ATGTCTAACATTAGAGAAGAAATGCCTGTACTAGTCCGTCATGAAGGTGATTGGGTTGGTACTTATACTGTAGTTGATAACTCTGGAAACATTATTGACCATCATGAATCACATTTAACTTGTCAATTTCCAGATAATAGTCCTCATCCTTATTATCAAATCAATCGTTACACATGGGCTAGCGGAAAACATGAAGAACATCAATTTCCTGGGGCATATCATGACAAAGCCCTTTGGTTTGATACAGAACGAGTAGAAGGTAAAGCTTGGGAAATAGACGACTCAACTATAATTTTGCAATTTTCTTACAAAACTGTTCCAGATATATCTTTATCAGAAATGATTTATATTAGTCCAGATAACAACCACCGCGCCCGCACTTGGCATTGGTTTAAAAATCATCAAATATATCAACGTACCCTCATTAAAGAACAAAGACTAAAGTAA
- a CDS encoding 3-keto-5-aminohexanoate cleavage protein has translation MNTQVPLIIECRSNDSDYRQQNPHCPYTPKEIIQEAVRAWEAGAAIFHWHGRDPIDGRWINDVDVYLEVIQGIREQTDLIVNPTLNYVTKESNVSDRIQHILAANNDPALGVDMIPLEFGSFNLDFWNPQTKQFDTYDQVHTSSRAYIKEVLEILQANNIFVGTICWDIGQIRTARCFQEMGLLPKNTFWEFVFTGEITPSGILPTLPNLQAVVDSIPKDDQWLVMCWNGDVMPLAAWAITMGGHVGIGLGDYPYLRFGKPHNGNLVEKVANMAHTLGREVATPAQAREILKMQPRTVVKEKLQAVAN, from the coding sequence ATGAATACTCAAGTACCATTAATTATTGAATGTCGTAGTAACGATTCCGATTACCGTCAACAAAATCCTCATTGTCCGTATACTCCCAAGGAAATTATTCAAGAAGCGGTTCGGGCTTGGGAAGCGGGGGCAGCAATTTTTCATTGGCATGGACGAGATCCAATTGATGGCAGATGGATTAATGATGTAGACGTTTATTTAGAAGTTATTCAAGGAATTCGAGAGCAGACGGATTTAATTGTTAATCCTACTTTGAATTATGTGACTAAAGAAAGTAATGTGAGCGATCGCATTCAACACATCTTAGCCGCCAACAACGATCCAGCACTAGGAGTTGATATGATTCCTTTAGAGTTTGGCTCGTTTAATTTAGATTTTTGGAATCCACAAACTAAACAATTTGACACTTACGATCAAGTACATACTAGTTCTCGCGCATATATCAAAGAAGTATTAGAAATACTGCAAGCAAATAACATTTTTGTCGGTACTATTTGTTGGGATATAGGACAAATTCGGACAGCAAGATGTTTCCAAGAAATGGGACTGCTTCCTAAAAATACTTTTTGGGAGTTTGTTTTTACTGGAGAAATTACCCCTAGTGGAATTTTGCCCACATTACCGAATTTACAAGCAGTAGTAGATTCTATCCCCAAAGATGATCAATGGTTAGTGATGTGTTGGAATGGGGATGTCATGCCTTTAGCAGCTTGGGCAATTACAATGGGTGGTCATGTTGGTATTGGTTTAGGAGACTATCCTTATTTGCGTTTTGGCAAACCCCACAATGGCAATTTGGTAGAGAAAGTTGCTAACATGGCGCATACATTAGGCCGAGAAGTCGCCACACCAGCGCAAGCACGGGAAATTTTGAAAATGCAGCCGCGAACTGTTGTTAAAGAAAAACTACAGGCGGTTGCTAACTAG
- a CDS encoding alpha/beta fold hydrolase, whose product MPNKIKRAFLDTEDGQILYRTGGEGEALLLLHMNPRSSDEYRELMPILAAHRRVIAMDLMGFGDSDKPPRMYTIGDYAKTAIALLDELGIEKTSIFGNHTGAFVAGEIAAAYSDRVDKLILGNVAGFGEGGQAELFKRFEDGFKIKEDGSHLMERWLARSRYVGSAELNHRWVLDDLKCFGHPLYAVWAVGNYCLEAPERFRAIKCPTLIIWGLDDMKEFERLSLAKFNDRYFLSQAIPHGQVVEFEQGTICMMNQIPEAVSQVVTDFLNSTE is encoded by the coding sequence ATGCCCAATAAAATTAAACGCGCTTTTTTAGATACAGAAGATGGACAAATTCTCTACCGCACTGGCGGTGAGGGTGAGGCGTTGCTGTTGCTGCACATGAACCCCCGCAGTAGTGACGAATATCGCGAACTTATGCCAATTTTGGCGGCACATAGACGAGTCATTGCAATGGATTTGATGGGGTTTGGTGATTCTGATAAACCGCCGAGAATGTATACTATCGGTGACTATGCAAAAACCGCGATCGCACTTTTAGATGAATTAGGCATAGAAAAAACAAGTATTTTTGGTAATCATACCGGTGCTTTTGTGGCGGGAGAAATAGCCGCAGCATATAGCGATCGCGTTGATAAACTCATATTAGGAAACGTAGCCGGTTTTGGGGAGGGAGGACAAGCAGAATTATTCAAAAGATTTGAGGATGGTTTTAAAATTAAAGAAGATGGTTCTCATCTCATGGAAAGATGGTTAGCCCGTTCCCGATATGTAGGCTCGGCAGAATTAAATCATCGTTGGGTTTTAGATGATTTAAAATGTTTTGGTCATCCTTTATATGCGGTTTGGGCTGTAGGTAATTACTGTCTAGAAGCACCAGAAAGATTTCGTGCTATTAAATGTCCCACTCTCATCATTTGGGGACTTGATGACATGAAAGAATTTGAAAGACTGAGTTTAGCCAAATTTAATGACCGCTATTTTCTATCTCAAGCAATTCCTCATGGCCAAGTTGTAGAATTTGAACAAGGCACAATTTGCATGATGAACCAAATACCTGAAGCAGTATCTCAGGTAGTCACGGATTTTTTAAATAGTACAGAATAG
- the hisS gene encoding histidine--tRNA ligase: MAKGDKINFSTPSGFPEFLPSEKRLELYLLDTIRKVYESYGFTPIETPAVERLEVLQAKGNQGDNIIYGIEPILPPNRQAEKDKSGETGSEARALKFDQTVPLAAYIARHLNELTFPFARYQMDVVFRGERAKDGRFRQFRQCDIDVVGRSSLSLLYDAQMPAIITEIFEAINIGDFVIRINNRKVLTGFFQSLGISETQIKSCISIIDNLEKIGEVKVKQELEKEGVNSEQTQKIIDFIKIDGNSDEILSKLKHLSENLPESAQFNLGVSELETVIAGVRNLGVPDKRFCIDLSIARGLNYYTGTVYETTLIGHEALGSICSGGRYEELVGMFLGEKMPGVGISIGLTRLISRLLKAGILNTLPATPAQVVVVNMQEDLMPTYLQVSQQLRQAGINVVTNFDKRPLGKQFQSADKQGIRFCIIIGADEAAAQKSSLKDLQTGEQIEVALADLATEVKRRLQ; encoded by the coding sequence ATGGCAAAAGGTGACAAAATAAACTTTTCTACTCCTAGTGGCTTTCCTGAGTTTCTGCCCAGCGAAAAACGCTTAGAATTATATTTACTAGATACTATCCGTAAAGTTTACGAAAGCTACGGATTTACGCCTATTGAAACTCCTGCTGTAGAAAGATTAGAAGTATTACAAGCTAAAGGTAATCAAGGCGACAATATTATTTACGGTATAGAACCAATATTACCACCCAATCGTCAAGCTGAAAAAGATAAATCAGGGGAAACAGGCTCAGAAGCTAGAGCATTAAAATTTGATCAAACTGTACCTTTAGCCGCTTATATTGCGCGTCACTTAAATGAATTGACTTTTCCCTTTGCACGTTATCAAATGGATGTAGTTTTCCGAGGCGAAAGGGCAAAGGATGGAAGATTTCGTCAATTTCGTCAGTGTGATATTGATGTAGTCGGGCGGAGTAGTTTGAGTTTATTATATGATGCTCAAATGCCTGCTATTATCACCGAAATATTTGAAGCTATTAATATTGGTGATTTTGTCATTCGCATTAATAACCGCAAAGTTTTAACAGGTTTTTTTCAATCTTTAGGTATCTCAGAAACCCAAATTAAATCTTGTATCAGCATTATTGATAATCTAGAAAAAATTGGCGAAGTTAAAGTTAAACAAGAGTTAGAGAAAGAAGGCGTTAACTCTGAACAAACGCAAAAAATTATTGACTTTATTAAAATCGACGGTAATAGTGATGAAATTTTAAGTAAACTCAAACATCTCTCAGAAAATTTACCAGAATCAGCACAATTTAATTTAGGTGTCAGCGAATTAGAAACAGTAATTGCAGGGGTGCGGAATTTAGGGGTTCCTGACAAGAGATTTTGTATTGATTTGTCTATTGCCCGTGGATTAAATTACTATACCGGCACAGTTTACGAAACTACCTTAATTGGACATGAGGCTTTAGGTAGTATTTGTTCTGGCGGTAGATATGAAGAATTAGTGGGAATGTTTTTAGGCGAAAAAATGCCTGGTGTGGGAATTTCCATTGGCTTGACACGTTTAATTAGTCGTTTACTAAAAGCGGGAATTCTGAACACCTTACCAGCAACGCCAGCGCAAGTAGTGGTAGTTAATATGCAAGAAGATTTAATGCCAACTTACTTGCAAGTTTCCCAACAGTTACGTCAAGCTGGAATTAATGTAGTGACTAATTTTGATAAACGTCCTTTAGGTAAACAATTTCAATCCGCAGATAAACAAGGAATTCGCTTTTGTATAATTATTGGTGCTGATGAAGCCGCAGCCCAAAAGTCATCACTTAAAGATTTACAAACAGGTGAGCAAATAGAAGTTGCTTTAGCTGATTTAGCTACAGAAGTAAAACGCAGACTGCAATAA
- a CDS encoding aldehyde dehydrogenase family protein, with amino-acid sequence MTNTIEVRNPRTGKFDYVIIPPPPRLLAQQCNRARRAQTQWYQLGLEGRIAALREWKEAILATRQSLTDALVNDTGRLSISILEIDSFLSSIDRWCDLAPDLLQESAKNTSIPFIALQQTSVPYPLVGVISPWNFPLLLSMIDAIPALLAGCAVVVKPSEIAPRFVAPLLTSLNNVAHLRDVLIFIEGAGETGAALIDYVDLICFTGSVNTGRRVAEAAARRFIPAFLELGGKDPAIVLASANIDLATSAILWGAVVNTGQSCLSIERVYVAESIFEEFYHQLIAKAYSLQLAYPDIENGQIGPIIAEKQAAIISDHLADAVEKGAIIHCGGKVEELGGGWWCRPTVLTQVNHAMKVMTEETFGPIMPVMPFSNVEEAVFLANDSIYGLSAAVFAGSEAEALAVGRQINAGAISINDAALTAIMHEGEKNAFKFSGLGGSRMGAAALKRFMRKQAFLIKTNSAHDPWWFNQE; translated from the coding sequence ATGACTAACACCATAGAAGTACGTAACCCCCGCACAGGAAAATTTGACTATGTGATTATTCCACCGCCGCCTCGGTTGTTAGCACAGCAGTGTAATCGGGCGCGACGGGCGCAAACTCAATGGTATCAGTTGGGTTTAGAAGGAAGAATCGCTGCTTTACGGGAATGGAAGGAAGCAATATTAGCTACACGCCAATCATTAACAGATGCTTTGGTAAATGATACCGGCAGATTATCTATATCTATATTAGAAATTGATTCCTTTTTAAGCAGCATTGACCGGTGGTGTGATTTAGCCCCAGATTTACTGCAAGAATCAGCTAAAAATACCAGTATTCCTTTCATCGCTTTGCAACAAACCTCTGTACCTTACCCCCTCGTGGGAGTAATTAGTCCGTGGAATTTTCCCTTGTTGCTGTCGATGATTGATGCCATTCCGGCGTTGTTGGCGGGTTGTGCGGTAGTTGTCAAACCGAGTGAAATTGCACCGCGTTTTGTCGCGCCTTTATTGACATCTTTAAATAATGTCGCCCATTTACGGGATGTTTTAATTTTTATTGAAGGCGCAGGCGAAACTGGAGCTGCTTTAATTGATTATGTGGATTTAATTTGTTTTACAGGTAGTGTCAACACAGGACGCAGAGTTGCAGAAGCCGCAGCTAGACGTTTTATTCCTGCTTTTTTAGAATTGGGTGGCAAAGATCCGGCGATCGTTTTAGCATCAGCAAATATAGATTTAGCTACCTCTGCGATTTTGTGGGGTGCAGTGGTAAATACTGGCCAGTCTTGTTTATCTATCGAACGCGTTTATGTAGCTGAATCAATCTTTGAAGAGTTTTATCATCAGCTAATCGCTAAAGCTTATAGCCTGCAATTAGCCTATCCCGATATTGAAAATGGACAAATTGGCCCGATTATTGCGGAAAAACAAGCTGCAATCATTAGTGATCATTTAGCTGATGCAGTAGAAAAAGGTGCAATTATTCATTGCGGGGGTAAAGTTGAAGAATTAGGGGGTGGTTGGTGGTGTCGTCCTACGGTATTAACTCAAGTCAATCATGCCATGAAAGTGATGACTGAAGAAACTTTCGGCCCCATTATGCCCGTAATGCCGTTTTCTAATGTGGAAGAAGCTGTATTTTTAGCTAACGATTCTATTTATGGATTGAGTGCAGCTGTGTTTGCTGGTTCAGAAGCGGAAGCTTTAGCCGTGGGGCGGCAAATTAATGCTGGTGCTATTAGTATTAATGATGCGGCTTTAACTGCCATCATGCACGAAGGAGAGAAAAACGCTTTTAAATTCTCCGGTTTGGGTGGTTCACGCATGGGTGCAGCAGCGTTAAAGCGATTTATGCGAAAACAGGCGTTTTTAATTAAAACTAACTCTGCCCATGACCCTTGGTGGTTTAATCAGGAATAA